The genome window GTTACCGAGGGCCACCCGGACAAGATGGCCGACCAGATCAGTGATGCGATTCTCGACGCCATGCTCCGGGACGACCCGAAGAGCCGGGTCGCCGTCGAGACGTTGATCACCACCGGCCTGGTCCACGTCGCCGGCGAGGTGACGACGGAGACCTACGTCGACATCCCGACCATCATCCGGGAGAAGATCCTCGAGATCGGGTACGACGCCTCGCACAAGGGCTTCGACGGCGCGTCGTGCGGTGTCTCCGTGTCGATCGGCTCGCAGTCGCCGGACATCGCCATGGGCGTGGACGACGCCTACGAGGTCCGCACCGGGGAGGCCTTCGACGCGTTCGACCGCCAGGGCGCGGGCGACCAGGGTCTCATGTTCGGGTACGCCTGCCGGGAGACCCCGGAGCTCATGCCGCTGCCGATCATGCTCGCCCACCGGATGGCGAAGCGGCTGGCCGACGTGCGGAAGAACGGCACCATCCCGTACCTGCGCCCGGACGGCAAGACGCAGGTCACGATCGAGTACGACGGCGACCGCCCGGTCCGGCTCGACACCGTGGTCGTCTCCACCCAGCACGCGGCCGAGATCGACCTGCGGGAGATGCTCGCCCCGGACATCCGCGAGCACGTCGTCGACCCGGTGCTGGCCGACCTCGACATCGAGACCGAGGGGTACCGGCTGCTGGTGAACCCCACCGGCCGCTTCGAGATCGGCGGCCCGATGGGCGACGCGGGCCTCACCGGCCGGAAGATCATCATCGACACCTACGGCGGCATGGCCCGGCACGGCGGCGGCGCGTTCTCCGGCAAGGACCCGTCCAAGGTGGACCGCTCGGCCGCCTACGCCATGCGCTGGGTGGCCAAGAACGTGGTGGCGGCGGGGCTCGCCGACCGGTGCGAGGTCCAGGTCGCCTACGCCATCGGCAAGGCCCACCCGGTCGGCCTCTTCGTCGAGACCTTCGGCACCGAGAAGGTCCCGGTGGAGACGATCCAGGAGGCGATCCTCGAGGTGTTCGACCTCCGGCCGGCCGCGATCATCCACCACCTCGACCTGCTCCGGCCGATCTACTCGCAGACCGCCGTGTACGGCCACTTCGGCCGCGAGGGCTTCCCCTGGGAGGAGACCAACCGCGTCGACGACCTCCGGTCCTACGTCGGCTTCTGAGCCCACCGGCCCGGCCGGCCGGTCCGCACGCGTCCCGGCGGCGCTCGCGTCCACGCGGGCGCCGTCGTCCGCTTCTGGTAGGACGTAGACGTGACCGAGCCGATCAGCGAGCCCAGCCCGCAGGAGGCGCTCCTGCCCGCCGCCGGGCGCGCCGGCGGATCGCCCCGGCCCGGCGGGAAGCCCGGTGGGAAGGGGGCCCGCCAGCCGGCCGAGCGGCTCCCCGTGGCGCGGGTTCTGATCGATTCACCGCTGCCGCACCTGGACCGCCCGTTCGACTACCTCGTCCCCGCGGCGCTGGACGCCGACGCGGTGCCCGGCTGCCGGGTGCGGGTGCGGTTCGCCGGGCAGCCGGCCGACGGGTACCTGCTGGAGCGCGTGGCGCGGAGCGACCACCCCGGGCGGCTCGCCTTCCTGGAGCGCGTGGTCTCCCCGCTGCCGGTGCTCACCCCCGAGATCGCCGGGCTCGCGCGGGCGGTGGCCGACCGGTACGCGGGCACCATGTCCGACGTGCTCCGGCTCGCGATCCCGCCCCGGCACGCCCGGGTGGAGGCCGAGCCGGGCAGCCCCGCGCCCCGGGCCGCCGAAGCGCCGGCGCCGCCGGACTGGCGCACCCCCGGCGACGGGTGGGACGCGTACCCGGCCGGGCCGTCGTTCCTCCGGGCGCTCGCCGAGGGCCGGTCCCCGCGCGCCGTCTGGACCGCCCTCCCCGGCATCGGCCCGGACGGGCCGTCGTGGCCCCTCGCCGTGGCGTCGGCCGTGCGCGCCACCCTGGCCGGCGGCCGCGGCGCGGTCGTGGTGGTGCCGGACGGCAAGGACGTGGCGATGATGGCCCGGGCGCTCGGCGCCACCCCGCACGTGGCGATCACCGCCGACCTGGGGCCGGCCGAGCGCTACCGCCGCTGGCTCAAGCTGCTGCGCGGGGAGGTCCGGGTCGCGGTCGGCACCCGACCGGTCGCCTTCGCCCCGGTGCACCCCCTCGGGCTCGCCGTGATCTGGGACGACGGCGACGACCTGCACGCGGAGCGGCACGCCCCCTACCCGCACACCCGGGAGGTGCTGACGCTGCGCGCCCACCGCGCGCGGGCCGGCCTGCTGGTCGGCGGCTACGCCCGGACCGCCGAGGCCGCCCTGCTCGTGGCGAGCGGCTGGGCCCACCCGCTCGTCCCGGCCCGCGGGGAGCTCCGCGCGCGGGCCCCGCTGATCCGCCCGGCCGGTGACGACGCCGAGCTCGCCCGCGACGAGGCCGCCCGGGCGGCCCGGCTCCCGACCGTCGCCTGGCAGGCCCTCAAACGCGGCCTGGAGCGCGGGCCGGTGCTCGTGCAGGTCCCGCGGCGGGGGTACCTGCCCGCCCTCGCCTGCCTGCGCTGCCGCGCCCCCGCCCGGTGCGGCGGCCCGGCCCAGGGCTCCGGCGCGCCCGGCTCCGGCCCGGTCTGCTCTGGTCCGCTCGCCCTGCGCGGCGGGCACGCCGCGCCGTACTGCCGGTGGTGCGGGCGGATCGCCGGTGACTGGCGCTGCCCCCGGTGCGGCTGCCCCCGGGTGCGCGCCATCGTGGTCGGCGCCCGGCGCACCGCCGAGGAACTCGGGCGGGCGTTCCCCTCGGTGGCGGTGAAGACCTCGGGCCGCGACGGGGTGCTCGCCACGGTCGGCGCCGGCCCGGCGCTCGTCGTCGCCACGCCCGGGGCCGAGCCGGTGCCGGAGGGCGGGTACGCGGCCGCGGTGCTCCTCGACGGGTGGGCCCTGCTCGGGCGGCCCGACCTGCGCGCCGCCGAGGAGACGCTCCGGCGGTGGATGAACGCCGCCGCCCTCGCCCGCCCCCGCGCGGAGATCGTCGTCTGCGCGGACGGGGCCGTCCCCGTGGTCCAGGCCCTGGTGCGCTGGGACCCGGTGACCTTCTCCGAGCGCGAGCTCGGCGAGCGGGCCGAGCTGGGGTTCCCCCCTGCCGCGCGGATGGCCTCGCTCACCGGCCCGGGCGCGGCCGTCCGGGAGATGCTCGCCGAGACCGACCTCCCCGAGGACGCCCAGGTGCTCGGCCCGGTGCCGATCGACGGCGGGCTGGAGCGCGCCGTGATCCGGGTGCCGCGCCGCAGCGGGGCCGCGCTCGCCCGCGCCCTCAAGGCGGCGAGCGGGGCACGCTCGGTACGGAAGGCCACGGATGTGGTGCGTGTGCAGGTAGATCCGCTCGATCTCATCTGACCGATTCGCGATGCCGACGGTGACCCGTTAACGTCTCCCTGTGTCGATCGAATGGGTGAACCGGGCCATTGACAGGCTCCGAGCCTGGGGACGCGAGAAGGGCGTCGAGGTCGACATCGACGAGATACGCCTGCTCTGCGACTACGCCAGCGACTATCTGGACGTGCACCGGCTCGGCGACTTCCGGCCGAGCACCTTCGAGGAGCTCCTGCTGGAGATCTACCCGCGGAAGGTCATCGCCCCGCCGGAGAGCGCGCCGGAGACCATCGCGGCGGCGCGCACCCTGGTCGACTTCCTGCTCGACCAGGGCGAGATCGGCGAG of Thermobispora bispora DSM 43833 contains these proteins:
- the metK gene encoding methionine adenosyltransferase, which codes for MSRRLFTSESVTEGHPDKMADQISDAILDAMLRDDPKSRVAVETLITTGLVHVAGEVTTETYVDIPTIIREKILEIGYDASHKGFDGASCGVSVSIGSQSPDIAMGVDDAYEVRTGEAFDAFDRQGAGDQGLMFGYACRETPELMPLPIMLAHRMAKRLADVRKNGTIPYLRPDGKTQVTIEYDGDRPVRLDTVVVSTQHAAEIDLREMLAPDIREHVVDPVLADLDIETEGYRLLVNPTGRFEIGGPMGDAGLTGRKIIIDTYGGMARHGGGAFSGKDPSKVDRSAAYAMRWVAKNVVAAGLADRCEVQVAYAIGKAHPVGLFVETFGTEKVPVETIQEAILEVFDLRPAAIIHHLDLLRPIYSQTAVYGHFGREGFPWEETNRVDDLRSYVGF
- a CDS encoding primosomal protein N', which codes for MTEPISEPSPQEALLPAAGRAGGSPRPGGKPGGKGARQPAERLPVARVLIDSPLPHLDRPFDYLVPAALDADAVPGCRVRVRFAGQPADGYLLERVARSDHPGRLAFLERVVSPLPVLTPEIAGLARAVADRYAGTMSDVLRLAIPPRHARVEAEPGSPAPRAAEAPAPPDWRTPGDGWDAYPAGPSFLRALAEGRSPRAVWTALPGIGPDGPSWPLAVASAVRATLAGGRGAVVVVPDGKDVAMMARALGATPHVAITADLGPAERYRRWLKLLRGEVRVAVGTRPVAFAPVHPLGLAVIWDDGDDLHAERHAPYPHTREVLTLRAHRARAGLLVGGYARTAEAALLVASGWAHPLVPARGELRARAPLIRPAGDDAELARDEAARAARLPTVAWQALKRGLERGPVLVQVPRRGYLPALACLRCRAPARCGGPAQGSGAPGSGPVCSGPLALRGGHAAPYCRWCGRIAGDWRCPRCGCPRVRAIVVGARRTAEELGRAFPSVAVKTSGRDGVLATVGAGPALVVATPGAEPVPEGGYAAAVLLDGWALLGRPDLRAAEETLRRWMNAAALARPRAEIVVCADGAVPVVQALVRWDPVTFSERELGERAELGFPPAARMASLTGPGAAVREMLAETDLPEDAQVLGPVPIDGGLERAVIRVPRRSGAALARALKAASGARSVRKATDVVRVQVDPLDLI